GGGGCCTGCAGCACGTCGTTGAGGATGAAGGCGATGTCGGTCAAGGATGTCATGGGTGTGCTCTAGTTTTGATAGCTTGTACCGCCCATGGAATGGGCGGTAGAGGGCTATTTCTTATAAATCAGGACTCTGCGCTGAAACCGATTTGTTTCACCAACGGGCCCCAGCGCTCGAACTCGGCCTTTTGCGACTTGGCCATGTCTTCCTGGGTGGAGCCCCGGGCGATCAGGCCGACCAGGGCCAGGCTGTCCAGCACCACCTTGTCTTTCAGCGCCGCGGTGATGGCGGCGTTGGCCAGGGCCAGGGTGGCGGGCGGGGTTTTGGCCGGGGCGTAGAAGCCAAACCATTCCTCCACCACCAGGTCGGGAAAGCCCTGCTCGGCAAAGGTGGGCACGTCGGGGTAGTAGGGCGAGCGGATCGGGCCCGAGGTGGCCAGCACGCGCAGCTTGCCCGCCTTCACATAGGCCAGGTAGTCGCCGCTGGGGTTCATGGTGGAGGCAATCTGGCCGCCCACCAGATCGGTGATGCCGGGCACGGTGCCGCGGTAGGGCACGTGCTTGAGCTCCACCTTGGAGCGGATGCCCAGCAGCGCCCCCAGCAGGTGCGGCATGCTGCCCGCGCCCGGCGAGCCGTAGCTGGCCTGGTCGGGATTGGCCTTGGCCCAGGCCAGAAAGTCTTTCAGCGACTTCACGGTGGGTGGCACCGCCGGGCCAACCGCCAGGCCGTGGTGCATCACCGCGCCGATGGACACCGTGGCGAAGTCCTTCGGGTCGTAGCTGAGCTTGGCGTAGATGTGCGGGTACACCGACATGGCCGACACCGGCGCCAGCGCCAGCACCGAGCCGTCGGCGGGCGCACTCTTGAGCGCCTCCAGGGCGATGCGGCCGCCCGCACCGGGCTTGTTGTCCACCACGGCGGCGGTCTTGCAGTAGGCGGTACCGGCCAGCTTCTCGCCCACGCGGCGGGCCACGCTGTCGCCCGAGCTGCCGGGCGGAAAGCCGTAGTAGATCTTCACCTGGTCCACGCCCTGGGCCAGGGCATGCAAGGGGGCGAAGGCGGCCAGGGCAGCGGCACTGGCGGCGGTATGGAGGAAGTGGCGACGGTGTTGCATGGTGGTCTCCGGTGCGGTTTTTTTAGAAGGCGTGGTTGATGCCAACCATGGTGCCGGTCTGGCTGCCACCGAGGGCTGGGTTGCTGCCGGTGGCACCGCCGCTGACGGACACCGCCACGGCGCTCTGGTTGCTGATGTGGCCGAGCTGGCCGTACACCGTGGTGCGCTTGCTCAGCTTGTACAGCGCGCGCACCGCCACCAGGGTGGAGTCGGCGTTGGACACGTCTTTGTAGGCCAGGCGGGCCACGGTGCCGTCCACCGTCCAGGCGGGGCTGAGGGCGTAGGACGCACCCACGTACCACAGGTTGCTCTTGGGGCGGGTGGCGCTGCCGTCGTTGTCGCGGCGGATCAGGCCGGCGGCCAGTTTGGCATCGCCGAACTTGGCGTAGCCGTTGACGGACAGGCGGGCATCGGTCTTGTCGCTGCTGGTCAGGCCGCCGAACACCGTGTCGGTGGCGCTGGTGAGCGTGCGGCCATGCTGCAGGTCGTAGGCCAGGGCGGCACCCCAGCTGGCGGTGTCGTACTTGGCCATCAGTGACCAGGCGCGGCAGGCCTGGGCGTCGCTGCCGCTTTCGCCGGGGCAGTTGGTACCCACGGGCGAGGGCCCGGCGTTCACCGTGTCGCGGCCCAGGCTGTAGCTGGCGCCGACGCTGAGGGCATCGAACTTGCCCCGGTAGACGATGGCGTTGTCATGCCGTGAATTGGGCACGTAGGCATCCAGCGAACCCACGCCAAACACGCTGGGGCCGACGATGTCGGCATCCATCATCGACCAATACAGCATGCTGTACTGGCGGCCCAGGGTCACGGCGCCCCAGTCGCCGCTCAGGCCCACCAGCGCCTGGCGGCCAAACAGGCGGCCGCCCTGGCCCATGGCGCCGGTGTCGGGCGAGAAGCCCGATTCCAGGGTGAACACGGCGGCCAGGCCACCGCCCAGGTCTTCCTTGCCGCGCATGCCCCAGCGCGATGCAAAGATGCCGGTGTTGGACGGCATGCGGGTCAGGGTGCCCCCGGCGGCGGTGTTGCTCACGGTTTCAATGCCGGTATCGATGACACCGTACAGGGTGACGTTCTGGGCCTGGACGGCACCGGCGGCGGCGAGGGCGCCGAAGGCGGCCAGGGCGGTCAGGGTGAAGCGGTGGATGTTGTTTTTCATGGATGTCTCCGGGTACTCTGGTGGGTGGACGGGGTTGCGCAGTGCGCGGTCGTAGCTCAGGCCAGGGTGCCGCATGGCGGCAGCACCTTTGCTCCTGATTTAGGAGCTTCTCATGCCCATGGAATAAGCGCGAGAAGCGGTTTTTACTTAAATTTCAGCGGGTGGATCGGTGCGGCGAGCGCATCAGCGCCAGGGCGGCGATGGCGGCCACCACGATGCCGGGGGCCGATGCGGCCATCACCCCGGCCACGCCCATGCCGGCGGCCAGAATCTGCCCGGCAATCATCGGCCCGCCGATGGCACCCAGGCGGCCCACGGTGATGGAGGCGCCCACGCCGGTGCCGCGGTTGGAGGTGGGGTACAGCGCCGGGGCTGTGGCGTACAACACCACCTGGCCGCCCAGCGAGCAGAACCCGGCCAGCAGCCCGGCCAGCACCACCAGCGCAAAGCTGTCCGACAGGCCCAGCCCGGCCAGCGACAGCAGCATGCCGCCGTAGATGGCCAGGGCGGTGGCAATGCGGCGTGGCGAATCCATCAGCCGCCCCACCACCAGCGAGCCCGCGGCGCCGCCGAAGTTGAAGACCAGTTGCACCAGCCCGGCATCGGCGCGGCTGAAGCCCTTGCCTTGCAGCAGCGACGGCAGCCAGTTCAGCAGCATGTACAGCACGGTGAGCACAAAGAAGCTGGCCAGCCACAGCAGCAGGGTGGGCTTCCACATGCCTTGGGTGAACAGGCCCGACAAGCCACCGGCGGTGCGCGAGGGGCTGGCCGGGGCCTGCTGGCGTTCGCGGTAGGCCCGCGACTCGGGCAGCAGCACCAGCAACAGCAGGGCAATCACCATGGGCACCACGCCGCCCACATAGAACAGGCCGCGCCAGTCGCCGCCAAAGTTCACCATGCCCAGCACGGCGGCAATGGCACCGCCCAGCGGCACACCGGCGTAGGTGATGCTGACGGCAATGCTGCGGTTGTGCGGCTCGGCGGCCTCGGACGACAGGGCGATCAGGATCGGCAGCGCCGCACCCAGGCCCAGGCCGGTCAGAAAGCGCGCCGCCAGCAGGCTGGGGTAGTCCCACACATGGGCGGTGGCCAGCGAGAACAGGCCAAAGATCAGCACCGAGCCGATCAGCACCTTCTTGCGCCCGATGCGGTCCGACAGCCAGCCGCCAAAGATGGCGCTGGGCAGCAGGCCCAACAGACCGGCGCTGAACATGCCGCCAATCTGCGGCGGCAGCAGGTGGAATTCTGCGCCGATGCGCGAGGCGGCGATGCCTGCAGACTGCAGGTCCAGCCCCTCCAGCAGGGCCACCACGAAGCACAGAAACAGCGTGGCGGATTTAGTGGACCCGGCGCTGCCGGGAGGAGCATGGGTGGCGGTGGTTTGCATTTTTTTGTCTCCTGATCTCTTTTATTTTTAGGGTCAGCGGGGGGCCATGCGCAGCGCGCCGTCCAGGCGGATCACTTCGCCGTTCAGGTGGCCGTTGGTCACCACGTGCGCGGCCAGCTCGGCAAATTCAGACGGCTTGCCCAGGCGCGACGGGAAGGGGATGCTGGCCGCCAGCGAGGCCTGCACTGCCTCGGGCAGCTCTTGCATCAGCGGCGTGGCAAACAGGCCGGGGGCAATGGTGCACACCCGTATGCCGTGCTGTGCCAGGTCGCGGGCCATGGGCAGCGTCATGCCCACCAGTCCGCCCTTGGACGCGCTGTAGGCCTGCTGGCCCACCTGGCCATCGAATGCGGCAACCGATGCGGTGAACAAAATAACGCCGCGTTCGCCACCGTCTTGCGGCTCCAACTGGGCGCAGGCGGCGGCAAACAGCCGGGTCATGTTGTAGGTGCCGATGAGGTTGACGGCAATCACCTTGGCAAACGCGTCCAGCGGTGCGGCGCTGCCGTCTTTTTGCACCACGCGCTTGGCGCCGCCAATACCGGCCACGTTCATCAGAATGCGCGCCGGGCCATGGGCGGCAGCGGCTTTGGCTATGGAGGCGCTGACGCTGTCGGGGTTGGTGATGTCGCACTGGCAGGCTACGCCACCGATCTCGGCGGCGACCTTTTCGGCCAGTGCCATGTTCACGTCAAGCACCGCGACCTTGGCACCCAGGCGGGCAAGTTCGCGGGCGGTGGCTTCGCCCAGGCCGGAGGCGGCTCCGGTGACGAGGGCGGCTTGTCCTGAGGGGTTCATTGGGGGGCTCCGGTTGGTTTGAGGATGTGGGGCAGGGTGTCGGCGTGCAGGGCTTCGACCAGGGCGGCGCGGTGCTGCAGCACGGCGCGCTGGTTGATCGAGCCCTTGTCGGTGATCTCGCCCTTGTCCAGCGAGGGCGGCTCGGCCAGCAACAGGGCGCGGGCGATGCGGGTGGCGCTGCCGGTGGAGGCGGCGGCCAGGGTGTTGACGACCTGCTGGAAGTGGGCTTGCACCGGCGCGCTGTGCAGCACCTCTTGCAGGCTGGCGCTGTCGGGCAGGCCGCTGAGTGCGCGGCAGGCGGCGGTGGGCAGCAGCAGCGCGCCCAGCTCCTTCATGTTGATGCCGGTGAGCACCACGTCTTGCACGTAGGGTGCACCGGCGGCAATCACCTTGGCGCGCATGGGGCCCACGCTGACGAAGGTGCCGGTGCTGAGCTTGAAGTCTTCGGCGATGCGGCCGTCGAACTTCAGGCCCTGGTGCACGTCGTCCGGGTCGATCCACTGCACTGCGTCGCCCGAGCAGAAGAAGCCTTCCTCGTCAAAGCTGTCGCGGGTGGACTCGGGGTTGCGCCAGTAGCCGGGGGTGATGTTGGGGCCGCGGTAGCGCACCTCGGTCTTGCCGTCGGTGGGCACCAGTTTCAGCTCCAGGCCGGGCGTGGGCACGCCGATGTAGCCTGCCTTGACGTTGGGGCTGTTGACGGCGATGCAAAACGGCGTGCCTTCGGTCATGCCCAGGCCGGTGTTCATCACGATGCGCTCGCCCACCTCGCGCTCGGCGCTGGCAAACAGGGCATCCCAGATGGGTTGCGACAGCGCGGCGGCGGCAAAGAAGAACATCTTGACGCGGCTGAACAGGTTTTTGCGCAGCAGTGCGTCGGTCTGCAGGGCCTCGGCCAGCACCTCGAAGCCGGTGGGCACGTTGAAGTAGATGGTGGGCGCAATCTCGCGCAGGTTGCGCAGGGTCTCGGCCATGCCCTTGGGCGTGGGCTTGCCTTCGTCCAGGTACAGGGTGCCGCCGTTGTAGATGACGATGCCAAAGTTGTGGTTGCCGCCAAAGGTGTGGTTCCACGGCAGCCAATCGACCAGCACCGGGGGCTCCTCGGCCAGCACCGGCATGGACTGGTTCATCTGCTGCAGGTTGGCGCTCCACATGCCGTGCGTCACCACCACCGCCTTGGGCAGCTTGGTCGAGCCCGAGGTGAACATGAACTTGGCAATGTGGTCGCCGGTGATGGCGGCGTGCGCGGCATCCACCGCCGGGGTGGCGGGGGTGTTGAGCAGATCGCTGAAGGGTGTGGTGTTGCGCCCGGGGATGCTGCCGCTGCCCAGCACCACGTGCACGTCGGGCCCCACGGTGGCGGTGATGGCGCGGGCAAAGCGCTCGCCGCTGCTGGCAAACACCAGGCCGGGCGTCAGTGTTTGCAGCACGTGGCGCAGCTTGTCGAAGTCTTGGCTGATGGTGCTGTAGGCGGTGGACACGGTGCATTGCGGCACACCGGCCACCAGGCAGCCCAGGGACAGCAGGGCGTGGTCCAGGTCGTTTTCGCTCAGGATCACGACGGGCCGCTCGGGGCTGAGGTCCAGCCCCAACAAAGCCTGGGCGATGTTGCGGGCCGACTGCCAGGCCTGTGCGTAGCTGATGTGCCGCCAGTCGCCCAGGCTGCCGTCGGCGTTTTTCACGCGCTGGGCCATCCAGGTCTGGTCGGGCGTGGCCTGGGCCCAGTGCGCCAGCCGGTCGGTCAGGCGCGTGGGGTAGGGCAGCAGGTCTTGCGCGGCCCGCACATAACGCACGCCGTCTGGCGTGTCACGGGTGGTGACATGGGTGACGCCGAAGCGCAGGGGGCGGTAGGTGGGGGCGGACATGGCGTGGGCTTCTCGGGTTCTCAGGCTTTCTGGACTTTGGCGGCCCGTCCATCCAGGAAGGCGCGCACGCGGTCCTTGGCTTCGGGCGCGCTCTGGGCGATGGCGGCCATCATGGCTTCGGTCATGAAGCCCTGGTCGGACGGCTGCTCGGCAATGCGCGGCAGGGCGTGCATCAGCGCGTAGTTGGTCAGCGGTGCGTTCTGGGCGATGCGCTTGGCCAGCTCCAGTGCCTTGGCAAAGGCTTCGCCGGTGGGCACCAGGTACTGGGCCATGCCGATGCGTTCGCCGTCTACCGCGTTGTAGACGCGGCCCGTCATCATCATGTCGGTCATGCGGGCGGTGCCGATCAGGCGCGGAATGCGCACTGCGCCGCCGCCGCCCACAAAGATGCCCCGCGAGCCTTCGGGCAGGGCGTAGAAGGTGGAGTCATCGGCCACGCGGATGTGGCAGGCGCTGGCCAGCTCCAGCCCGCCACCCACCACCGCGCCGTGCAGCGCCGCCACCACCGGCACCGGGCCGAACTGCACCCGCTCCAGCGCGGCGTGCCACATGCGGGAATGCATCAGGCCCTGGCCCGCGTCGCGGTCTTTGAGCTCGC
This sequence is a window from Rhodoferax sp. WC2427. Protein-coding genes within it:
- a CDS encoding SDR family NAD(P)-dependent oxidoreductase, which translates into the protein MNPSGQAALVTGAASGLGEATARELARLGAKVAVLDVNMALAEKVAAEIGGVACQCDITNPDSVSASIAKAAAAHGPARILMNVAGIGGAKRVVQKDGSAAPLDAFAKVIAVNLIGTYNMTRLFAAACAQLEPQDGGERGVILFTASVAAFDGQVGQQAYSASKGGLVGMTLPMARDLAQHGIRVCTIAPGLFATPLMQELPEAVQASLAASIPFPSRLGKPSEFAELAAHVVTNGHLNGEVIRLDGALRMAPR
- a CDS encoding porin — encoded protein: MKNNIHRFTLTALAAFGALAAAGAVQAQNVTLYGVIDTGIETVSNTAAGGTLTRMPSNTGIFASRWGMRGKEDLGGGLAAVFTLESGFSPDTGAMGQGGRLFGRQALVGLSGDWGAVTLGRQYSMLYWSMMDADIVGPSVFGVGSLDAYVPNSRHDNAIVYRGKFDALSVGASYSLGRDTVNAGPSPVGTNCPGESGSDAQACRAWSLMAKYDTASWGAALAYDLQHGRTLTSATDTVFGGLTSSDKTDARLSVNGYAKFGDAKLAAGLIRRDNDGSATRPKSNLWYVGASYALSPAWTVDGTVARLAYKDVSNADSTLVAVRALYKLSKRTTVYGQLGHISNQSAVAVSVSGGATGSNPALGGSQTGTMVGINHAF
- a CDS encoding Bug family tripartite tricarboxylate transporter substrate binding protein; amino-acid sequence: MQHRRHFLHTAASAAALAAFAPLHALAQGVDQVKIYYGFPPGSSGDSVARRVGEKLAGTAYCKTAAVVDNKPGAGGRIALEALKSAPADGSVLALAPVSAMSVYPHIYAKLSYDPKDFATVSIGAVMHHGLAVGPAVPPTVKSLKDFLAWAKANPDQASYGSPGAGSMPHLLGALLGIRSKVELKHVPYRGTVPGITDLVGGQIASTMNPSGDYLAYVKAGKLRVLATSGPIRSPYYPDVPTFAEQGFPDLVVEEWFGFYAPAKTPPATLALANAAITAALKDKVVLDSLALVGLIARGSTQEDMAKSQKAEFERWGPLVKQIGFSAES
- a CDS encoding crotonase/enoyl-CoA hydratase family protein; its protein translation is MTTHNPDISLDICGDDHEIAVIRLTRPAKRNALNDGLILALRNLLDGLPGTVRAAVIDGEGPHFCAGLDLSELKDRDAGQGLMHSRMWHAALERVQFGPVPVVAALHGAVVGGGLELASACHIRVADDSTFYALPEGSRGIFVGGGGAVRIPRLIGTARMTDMMMTGRVYNAVDGERIGMAQYLVPTGEAFAKALELAKRIAQNAPLTNYALMHALPRIAEQPSDQGFMTEAMMAAIAQSAPEAKDRVRAFLDGRAAKVQKA
- a CDS encoding feruloyl-CoA synthase produces the protein MSAPTYRPLRFGVTHVTTRDTPDGVRYVRAAQDLLPYPTRLTDRLAHWAQATPDQTWMAQRVKNADGSLGDWRHISYAQAWQSARNIAQALLGLDLSPERPVVILSENDLDHALLSLGCLVAGVPQCTVSTAYSTISQDFDKLRHVLQTLTPGLVFASSGERFARAITATVGPDVHVVLGSGSIPGRNTTPFSDLLNTPATPAVDAAHAAITGDHIAKFMFTSGSTKLPKAVVVTHGMWSANLQQMNQSMPVLAEEPPVLVDWLPWNHTFGGNHNFGIVIYNGGTLYLDEGKPTPKGMAETLRNLREIAPTIYFNVPTGFEVLAEALQTDALLRKNLFSRVKMFFFAAAALSQPIWDALFASAEREVGERIVMNTGLGMTEGTPFCIAVNSPNVKAGYIGVPTPGLELKLVPTDGKTEVRYRGPNITPGYWRNPESTRDSFDEEGFFCSGDAVQWIDPDDVHQGLKFDGRIAEDFKLSTGTFVSVGPMRAKVIAAGAPYVQDVVLTGINMKELGALLLPTAACRALSGLPDSASLQEVLHSAPVQAHFQQVVNTLAAASTGSATRIARALLLAEPPSLDKGEITDKGSINQRAVLQHRAALVEALHADTLPHILKPTGAPQ
- the mhpT gene encoding 3-(3-hydroxy-phenyl)propionate transporter MhpT yields the protein MQTTATHAPPGSAGSTKSATLFLCFVVALLEGLDLQSAGIAASRIGAEFHLLPPQIGGMFSAGLLGLLPSAIFGGWLSDRIGRKKVLIGSVLIFGLFSLATAHVWDYPSLLAARFLTGLGLGAALPILIALSSEAAEPHNRSIAVSITYAGVPLGGAIAAVLGMVNFGGDWRGLFYVGGVVPMVIALLLLVLLPESRAYRERQQAPASPSRTAGGLSGLFTQGMWKPTLLLWLASFFVLTVLYMLLNWLPSLLQGKGFSRADAGLVQLVFNFGGAAGSLVVGRLMDSPRRIATALAIYGGMLLSLAGLGLSDSFALVVLAGLLAGFCSLGGQVVLYATAPALYPTSNRGTGVGASITVGRLGAIGGPMIAGQILAAGMGVAGVMAASAPGIVVAAIAALALMRSPHRSTR